The following proteins come from a genomic window of Drosophila sulfurigaster albostrigata strain 15112-1811.04 chromosome X, ASM2355843v2, whole genome shotgun sequence:
- the LOC133849293 gene encoding acetyl-CoA acetyltransferase, mitochondrial, with amino-acid sequence MSANLLKATTRQLCAQARRYSSKINDVVVVSAARTPIGSFQSQLAPLSATQLGATAIEAAIERAGIAKSDVNEVIMGNVVSAGLGQAPARQAAIFAGLPTNVCCTTVNKVCSSGMKAVMLGAQSLMLGQADVVVAGGMESMSNVPYYLKRGATPYGGVNLTDGIVWDGLWDVYNKFHMGNCAENTAKKMQISRKDQDDFAIESYKRSAKAWSENVFGDEIAPVKIQLKRKPEQIIAKDEEFTRVNFDKFGQLATVFQRENGTVTAGNASTLNDGGAAVVLMSAEAAQRAGLKPLARIVSFQDAETDPIDFPIAPALAVPKLLERAGVRKEDVAMWEINEAFSLVVLANIRKMDVDPAKVNVHGGAVSLGHPIGMSGARLITHLTHALKAGEIGCASICNGGGGASSILLQKL; translated from the coding sequence ATGTCCGCCAACCTGCTGAAAGCCACTACGCGCCAACTCTGCGCCCAGGCCCGTCGCTACAGCTCCAAGATCAacgatgttgttgtcgtctcgGCTGCCCGGACACCGATCGGCAGTTTCCAGAGCCAATTGGCTCCACTGTCGGCCACCCAGCTAGGAGCAACGGCCATCGAGGCGGCCATTGAGCGTGCCGGCATTGCCAAGTCCGACGTCAACGAGGTGATCATGGGCAACGTGGTCTCTGCTGGCCTGGGACAAGCCCCCGCTCGTCAGGCGGCTATCTTTGCCGGGCTGCCCACTAACGTGTGCTGCACCACAGTGAACAAAGTGTGCTCGTCCGGCATGAAGGCGGTCATGCTGGGAGCCCAATCGCTGATGCTGGGTCaggctgatgttgttgtagccGGCGGCATGGAATCCATGTCCAATGTGCCCTACTATCTGAAACGCGGGGCAACGCCCTATGGCGGCGTCAATCTCACAGATGGCATTGTCTGGGACGGTCTCTGGGATGTGTACAACAAGTTCCACATGGGCAATTGTGCCGAGAACACAGCCAAGAAGATGCAGATCAGTCGCAAGGATCAGGACGATTTTGCCATCGAATCATACAAGCGTTCGGCCAAGGCTTGGAGTGAGAATGTCTTTGGAGACGAAATTGCCCCCGTCAAGATTCAGCTGAAGCGTAAGCCCGAACAGATCATTGCCAAGGATGAGGAATTCACACGCGTCAACTTTGATAAGTTTGGACAGCTGGCGACTGTTTTCCAGCGTGAAAATGGCACAGTGACCGCTGGCAATGCGTCCACGTTGAACGATGGCGGCGCTGCCGTTGTACTGATGAGCGCCGAGGCCGCACAACGTGCTGGCCTTAAACCTCTGGCTCGCATCGTTTCGTTCCAAGATGCTGAAACGGATCCCATTGATTTCCCCATTGCTCCCGCCTTAGCGGTGCCCAAGCTGTTGGAGCGTGCCGGTGTGCGCAAGGAGGACGTCGCCATGTGGGAGATCAACGAGGCCTTCTCGCTGGTCGTGCTCGCGAATATCCGCAAGATGGATGTGGATCCCGCCAAGGTTAATGTCCATGGTGGCGCTGTTTCCTTGGGCCATCCCATTGGCATGTCCGGTGCTCGCCTGATTACACATCTAACTCATGCTTTGAAGGCTGGTGAGATCGGCTGTGCCTCCATTTGCAATGGCGGCGGCGGAGCTTCCTCCATTTTGCTGCAGAAGCTGTAG
- the LOC133849291 gene encoding uncharacterized protein LOC133849291, giving the protein MNISSLLQFESMHYHGAQTQSMIINRFVANSLRVFIEDFYQRIAPSFMLIISCRRPSPMNFYRNIMQLLYESVDTMILQMVHHNHSQPQRVAGLRLHNLLLVDSLQALLDIEIHTYATQHDASRYYFIFLQQRDALIPADMLGVFEYCWQHQLINCNVMTQSSRGEVIMHTYFPYEADHCSTVVQRQINRFMGEAWQHANYFPAKLHNLHQCPLQVAQRLATPFLGLEDRLLQLLARRMNFTIHLVGEQSDNQTEQQMLQLLQQQRAHLAIGYLRKRVQHSGNLSTVFPYYSSRLECCLLLSNYNLNSFDILRFPFQSLTWLCVLASFLSVAGLMLCSHRRSDCATILLSILAVAYGQPSGASSTRPAQQLLYVNWLGFTLLIRAMYSALFYHLLRQQVHQRLPRTLQELGDGDYTAVMNRITALDVREVNSLQALFHNVRTFVIGSEWERDVLEQMELRVQQQQLQLDQQPHERIFGVLSRQTLLQVVEQTHKPSAYYVLPQHVLDQQLAIYLQRDSHLLQQFDELVMAIQAVGLMNYWAGQLGNERYFRSTFMLSDRRLRQPDLWAIYVISGVFYVLATFVFLVELALARCRRSN; this is encoded by the exons ATGAACATCAGCAGCCTGCTGCAGTTTGAGTCGATGCATTATCATGGCGCCCAGACGCAATCGATGATCATCAATCGCTTCGTGGCCAATTCGCTGCGTGTGTTTATCGAGGACTTCTATCAGCGCATCGCACCATCGTTTATGCTCATCATCTCGTGCCGTCGTCCCAGTCCCATGAACTTCTACCGCAACATTATGCAGCTGCTGTACGAGAGCGTGGACACCATGATCCTTCAGATGGTGCATCACAATCACAGCCAGCCACAGCGCGTTGCCGGCTTGCGTTTGCACAATCTGCTGCTCGTCGACTCACTGCAGGCATTGCT CGACATCGAGATCCACACGTATGCCACGCAACACGATGCCAGCAGGTAttacttcatttttttgcAGCAACGCGATGCGCTCATACCAGCCGATATGCTGGGCGTCTTCGAGTATTGCTGGCAGCATCAGCTCATCAACTGCAACGTGATGACACAGAGTTCGCGTGGCGAGGTCATCATGCACACCTATTTCCCCTACGAGGCGGACCACTGCAGCACCGTGGTGCAGCGGCAAATCAATCGTTTCATGGGCGAAGCCTGGCAGCATGCCAACTACTTCCCTGCCAAACTGCACAATTTGCATCAGTGTCCGCTGCAGGTGGCGCAGCGACTGGCGACACCGTTCCTGGGGCTGGAGGATcggttgctgcagctgctggccaGGCGCATGAATTTCACCATTCATCTGGTTGGGGAGCAGTCGGATAATCAGACGGAGCAGCAGATGTTGCAGCTG ctgcagcagcagcgtgctCACCTGGCCATTGGCTATCTGCGCAAGCGAGTCCAGCACTCGGGCAATCTGTCCACCGTCTTTCCATACTACTCCAGCCGGCTGGAGTGCTGCCTGCTGTTGAGCAACTACAATTTGAACAGCTTCGATATACTGCGCTTTCCCTTTCAGTCACTCACCTGGCTCTGTGTGCTCGCCAGCTTCCTCAGTGTCGCCGGCCTCATGCTCTGCAGTCACCGGCGCAGCGATTGCGCCACCATTCTGCTCTCCATCCTAGCTGTGGCCTATGGCCAGCCCAGTGGAGCGTCGAGCACGCGTCCGGCACAACAGCTGCTCTATGTGAACTGGCTGGGATTCACGCTGCTCATCCGCGCCATGTACTCGGCCCTGTTCTATCATCTGCTGCGCCAGCAGGTCCATCAGAGATTGCCGCGCACTCTACAGGAGCTTGGCGATGGCGATTACACAGCTGTGATGAATCGTATCACTGCACTAGACGTGCGTGAGGTGAACAGCCTGCAGGCGTTGTTCCACAACGTGCGCACCTTTGTCATTGGCAGCGAGTGGGAACGCGATGTCCTCGAGCAGATGGAGCTGCGtgtccagcagcagcaactgcagttgGATCAGCAGCCGCATGAGCGCATCTTTGGCGTACTCTCGCGACAGACACTGCTGCAGGTGGTGGAGCAGACGCACAAGCCGAGTGCCTACTATGTGCTGCCTCAGCATGTGTTGGACCAGCAGTTGGCCATCTATTTGCAGCGGGATTCGCATCTGTTGCAGCAGTTCGATGAACTCGTCATGGCCATACAGGCGGTGGGCCTGATGAACTATTGGGCCGGGCAGCTGGGCAACGAGCGTTACTTTCGGAGCACCTTCATGCTGAGCGATCGGCGACTGCGTCAGCCGGATCTTTGGGCCATTTACGTCATTAGTGGTGTCTTCTATGTGCTGGCTACTTTCGTCTTTCTCGTCGAGCTTGCTCTGGCGCGTTGTCGCCGTTCCAATTAA